From a region of the Vicingus serpentipes genome:
- the rseP gene encoding RIP metalloprotease RseP, whose product MDYVIQAAQLLLGISILVVLHEFGHFIAAKAFKTRVEAFYLFFNPWFSLVKKKIGDTEYGIGWLPLGGYVKISGMIDESMDKEQMEKPAEPWEFRSKATWQRLIIMLGGVIVNVIVAFFIYAMILFAWGETYIPAQNATYGVYCDSVAQSIGFKNGDKIVALDGKPIDSETTYGQITVQILLDNIKEVTVDRGGNRETVSIPLDFAETVISNKVTKGLFVEDYPMILDSITPLSEAEKAGLLIGDKIIGVNGEKISGVVNSTQYTSAEPKTAYTFKVLRNNEELDFQIISNDEGKIGIHYGSLLDYLTIATKEYGFFESIPAGFYKTGNVLKRYIDQFKLIFSKAGVKQLGGFGSISKLYGATWDWQNFWEKTALISVMLAVMNLLPIPALDGGHVMFLSYEMITGRKPNEKVMEYAQIAGMMLLLAFMLYANGMDVVRAWFSN is encoded by the coding sequence ATGGATTACGTTATACAGGCAGCACAACTTTTACTAGGAATTTCAATACTTGTGGTATTGCATGAGTTTGGTCATTTTATTGCTGCCAAAGCATTTAAAACTCGAGTTGAGGCATTTTATTTATTTTTTAATCCTTGGTTTTCTTTAGTAAAAAAGAAAATTGGAGACACTGAATATGGTATTGGATGGTTACCACTTGGGGGCTATGTAAAAATATCAGGGATGATAGATGAAAGTATGGATAAAGAACAAATGGAAAAACCTGCTGAACCTTGGGAATTCCGTTCTAAAGCAACTTGGCAGCGATTGATTATTATGCTTGGTGGTGTTATTGTAAATGTTATTGTAGCGTTCTTTATTTATGCAATGATTTTGTTTGCATGGGGAGAAACTTATATCCCAGCTCAAAATGCTACTTATGGCGTTTATTGCGATTCTGTAGCGCAAAGCATAGGGTTTAAAAACGGAGATAAAATTGTTGCCTTAGATGGTAAGCCAATAGATAGTGAAACAACTTATGGTCAAATTACGGTTCAAATTTTATTAGACAACATTAAAGAAGTTACGGTTGATAGAGGAGGAAATAGAGAAACAGTGTCTATTCCTTTAGATTTTGCCGAAACAGTTATTAGCAATAAAGTAACCAAAGGGTTGTTTGTAGAAGATTATCCTATGATTTTAGACTCGATAACACCTTTGTCTGAAGCGGAAAAAGCGGGGCTGTTAATTGGCGATAAAATTATTGGAGTTAACGGAGAGAAAATATCAGGAGTGGTGAATTCAACTCAATATACTTCTGCAGAGCCAAAGACAGCATATACTTTTAAAGTACTAAGAAATAATGAAGAATTAGATTTTCAGATTATTTCAAATGATGAAGGGAAGATAGGAATTCATTATGGGTCACTTTTAGACTATTTAACAATAGCTACCAAAGAGTATGGTTTTTTTGAATCTATTCCTGCAGGATTTTATAAAACAGGAAATGTTTTAAAAAGATATATTGACCAATTTAAATTAATTTTTTCTAAGGCTGGAGTAAAACAATTAGGAGGATTTGGTTCGATAAGCAAACTTTACGGAGCTACTTGGGATTGGCAAAACTTTTGGGAAAAAACAGCCTTGATTTCAGTAATGCTTGCTGTAATGAATTTATTACCAATACCTGCTTTAGATGGCGGGCACGTAATGTTTTTGAGCTATGAAATGATTACAGGAAGAAAGCCTAACGAAAAGGTTATGGAATATGCTCAAATAGCCGGAATGATGTTGTTGTTAGCATTTATGTTATACGCTAATGGTATGGATGTTGTAAGAGCGTGGTTTAGTAATTAA
- a CDS encoding acyl carrier protein, with translation MSDIKGRVVSIIVDKLGVDENEVTAEASFTNDLGADSLDTVELIMEFEKEFNIAIPDDQAEKIATVGDAVKYIEDNAK, from the coding sequence ATGTCAGATATTAAAGGAAGAGTAGTATCAATTATTGTTGACAAATTAGGTGTTGACGAAAACGAAGTAACAGCTGAAGCTAGCTTCACAAATGATTTAGGAGCTGATTCTCTTGATACAGTTGAATTAATTATGGAATTCGAAAAAGAATTCAATATTGCAATTCCAGATGATCAAGCTGAAAAAATTGCTACTGTTGGAGATGCTGTTAAATACATCGAAGATAACGCTAAGTAA
- a CDS encoding nitroreductase family protein, whose product MEDKFIPYKRKEIKPQEQLIKSEEYFNWLDQRRTVRDFSDEPVDIKVIENIIKAASTAPSGAHKQPWTFCVVANPEMKKKIREAAEKEEYENYHGRMSERWLKDLETFATDWHKPFLETAPYLIIVCKRAYEMVKGEKVNNYYVNESVGLATGMLLTAIHNAGLIALTHTPSPMNFLTKLLNRPENERPFLLIPVGYPSKDAQVPDIRRKPLEEVMIVY is encoded by the coding sequence ATGGAAGATAAATTTATCCCTTATAAAAGAAAAGAGATTAAACCCCAAGAGCAGTTAATAAAAAGTGAAGAGTACTTTAATTGGTTAGATCAAAGAAGAACTGTACGAGATTTTTCTGATGAACCTGTAGATATTAAAGTAATTGAAAACATTATAAAAGCAGCTTCCACAGCACCATCGGGCGCGCACAAACAACCTTGGACATTTTGTGTGGTAGCAAATCCAGAAATGAAAAAGAAAATACGTGAAGCTGCCGAAAAAGAAGAATATGAAAACTACCATGGAAGGATGAGCGAGCGATGGCTAAAAGATTTGGAAACATTTGCTACCGATTGGCACAAACCTTTTTTAGAAACAGCACCTTATTTAATTATAGTTTGTAAAAGAGCTTACGAAATGGTTAAAGGAGAAAAAGTGAACAACTATTATGTAAATGAATCTGTTGGCTTGGCTACAGGGATGCTTTTAACAGCAATACATAATGCAGGCTTAATCGCATTAACGCACACACCAAGTCCAATGAATTTTTTAACCAAACTATTAAATCGCCCAGAAAACGAACGCCCATTTTTATTAATACCTGTTGGCTATCCTTCAAAAGACGCTCAAGTGCCTGATATCAGAAGAAAGCCCCTTGAAGAAGTAATGATTGTGTATTAA
- the purN gene encoding phosphoribosylglycinamide formyltransferase: MTKKIAVFASGSGSNAENIFNYFKNNDKVTISLILTNNPTAGVIERANRLNIPFVVFDKNAFKNTNEIVKLLQENNIDLVVLAGFLWLIPENLIEAFPNKIVNIHPALLPKYGGKGMFGDNVHKAVVEHKETETGITIHFVNQHYDEGKVIFQAKCKVLPTDTFEEVASKIHALEYEHFPKVIADLLLTFS, encoded by the coding sequence ATGACAAAAAAAATAGCTGTTTTTGCTTCGGGTAGTGGTTCTAATGCTGAGAATATTTTTAATTATTTTAAAAATAATGACAAAGTAACCATATCGTTAATTTTAACTAACAACCCTACCGCTGGTGTTATTGAACGAGCTAATCGGTTAAATATTCCTTTTGTTGTTTTTGATAAAAATGCTTTTAAAAACACCAATGAAATTGTAAAGCTATTACAAGAAAACAACATTGATTTAGTAGTGTTGGCTGGTTTTTTATGGTTAATACCAGAAAATTTAATTGAAGCTTTTCCCAATAAAATTGTAAACATACATCCGGCATTATTACCAAAATATGGCGGCAAAGGAATGTTTGGCGACAATGTGCACAAGGCAGTAGTAGAACATAAAGAAACCGAAACAGGTATTACCATACATTTTGTAAACCAACATTACGATGAGGGCAAAGTTATTTTCCAAGCTAAATGTAAAGTTTTACCAACGGATACTTTTGAGGAAGTAGCTTCAAAAATTCATGCTTTAGAATATGAACACTTTCCGAAAGTAATTGCGGATTTGCTCTTGACTTTCTCATAA
- a CDS encoding polysaccharide deacetylase family protein, translating to MFLVKTPLAIKKSFPSLVWDIPNNTKTIYLTFDDGPTPEITTWVLETLKKHKIKATFFVVGDNVKKYPQIYQQLIAEGHAIGNHTYNHLNGWKTKSSDYLQNIEKCAELVDSNLFRPPYGRIKNTQIRKLKQHYKIIMWDVLSGDFDANLSPAKCAENVINNTKAGSIIVFHDSVKAEKNLKYALPKAIEFLKQQGFTFGVITED from the coding sequence ATGTTTCTTGTAAAAACACCATTAGCTATAAAAAAATCATTTCCTAGCTTAGTTTGGGATATACCTAACAATACAAAAACAATATACTTAACCTTTGATGATGGTCCAACACCAGAAATTACAACATGGGTTTTAGAAACATTAAAAAAACACAAGATAAAAGCTACATTTTTTGTGGTTGGCGATAATGTAAAAAAATACCCTCAAATATATCAGCAATTAATCGCTGAAGGACATGCAATAGGAAACCACACCTACAACCATTTAAATGGATGGAAAACAAAATCTTCTGATTACTTACAAAACATTGAAAAATGTGCAGAATTAGTAGATTCTAATTTATTTCGCCCACCTTACGGGAGAATAAAAAACACGCAAATAAGAAAGCTTAAACAACATTATAAAATTATAATGTGGGATGTGTTGAGTGGAGATTTTGATGCGAATTTAAGCCCTGCAAAATGTGCCGAAAATGTAATTAACAACACCAAAGCAGGCTCTATAATTGTTTTTCACGACAGCGTAAAAGCCGAAAAAAACCTGAAATATGCTTTGCCTAAAGCAATTGAGTTTTTAAAACAACAAGGTTTTACTTTTGGAGTAATTACAGAAGATTGA